Within Candidatus Rokuibacteriota bacterium, the genomic segment TCGTCACGCTGGCGGACCTGCACACCGAGTTTGCGCCGCTGGGCCCCCCGGAGCTGGGGCTCCGCCCGACGCTGGCCGAACTGGAGCGTCAGTACGTCCGGCGGGTGCTGGACGAGACCAAGGGGGATAAGCGCGCCGCGGCCAAGATCTTGGGCGTGAGCGTTCGTACTCTGCAACGAAAGGCCAAGGGATCCTGACCGGGCACCTCCGGTATCACTTGGCGAAGGCGGGGCGACGAGGAGGACGTCCGGCTGGCAGGAAGTCGCCTCAGGGTTCGGTCAGCATGCCCCCTGCGGCAGCAGCCGACCTGGTCACGCGCGGGGCTCGAAGGGCACCTCGTGGTCCAGGCGCTCGAGGAGGCCTTCCAGGTGTCGCCCGAAGGCGGTCCGCCGTTCCGGCGGGACGGGCGACCCAGGGACGAACCGTTCGCCCAGCGGGTTCACGTAGCGCCCGTGTTTGATCACCCGGTAGTCGAGGTGGGGTCCGGTCGAGAGGCCGGTAGAGCCCACGCGCCCGATGACCTGGCGCTGCCGCACGCGCTGGCCGGGCCGAACATTCACCGCCGCCAGGTGGTTGTACATGGTCTTGTAGCCGCGGGCGTGGCGGAGCGTGATGCTGAGACCGTTACCTCCGTTCCATCCCGAGGCCTGGACCACCCCGTCGGCCACCGCCCGCACCGGCGTCCCTGCAGGGGCGCCGTAGTCGATGGCCAGGTGGGGACGCACGCCGCCCAGGATCGGATGCCTGCGCGCGTGCGAGTAGCCCGATGTGATCCTGGTGAAGTCGAGGGGCGCGCGCAGGAACATCTTGCGGACTGACCGACCTTCGGCGTCGAAGTAGCTGCTCTTTCCACCCGCCCCCGGAAACGCGACGGCCGTCAGCGTGCGCCTCCCGACGCTTTGATACTGGGCGATCAGGATGTCACCGTAGCCGA encodes:
- a CDS encoding M23 family metallopeptidase, which gives rise to MRGLRSLPIVLLVSAAVTGLVTPTHELPPPALAVVETVLEPGETVEAVLLRTRLERPEIAAIVGALSRGVDMRRVQPGERLLVTRAPDGRLLDVTYRRTLVERYEVRQESAGWRAHRVLTPVETRIAAVAGTLEGSLFASMDRLDESPALTAKFVNLFEWDFDFAADSLPGDRFRLLVEKQHARGDFVGYGDILIAQYQSVGRRTLTAVAFPGAGGKSSYFDAEGRSVRKMFLRAPLDFTRITSGYSHARRHPILGGVRPHLAIDYGAPAGTPVRAVADGVVQASGWNGGNGLSITLRHARGYKTMYNHLAAVNVRPGQRVRQRQVIGRVGSTGLSTGPHLDYRVIKHGRYVNPLGERFVPGSPVPPERRTAFGRHLEGLLERLDHEVPFEPRA